The following proteins are co-located in the Methylomonas sp. 11b genome:
- a CDS encoding MSMEG_0568 family radical SAM protein: protein MMLSTQTNVGLAELIADLQSLGLRLEDSEVGVTGRRGGAGPSDHKAVKLAGRTVMIPIATVSACESPFVASRPDIHGISEIRRDGVVVSHIEFPHQPRFYDLQTADGIPYSQIATLHSSDVLATTLLQSCIRYGNRKTSCQFCAIGESLAAGKTILRKTPEQLAEVAKAAVELDQVKHMVMTTGTPNLTDRGAALLCESAAAVKALVDLPIQGQCEPPEDDIWFERMKAAGIDSLGMHLEAVTSEVRARIMPGKASVPMARYMDAFDAAVAVFGRGQVSTYILAGLGDTPEAILSVSERLIAKGVYPFVVPFVPITGTPLANHPAPTPGFMAKILPPLGAMLKQANLLSQDMNAGCAKCGACSALASYEV, encoded by the coding sequence ATGATGCTATCAACACAAACTAATGTTGGTCTGGCAGAGCTGATCGCCGATCTGCAGTCCTTAGGCTTACGCCTGGAAGACAGTGAAGTCGGCGTAACCGGCCGCCGTGGTGGCGCCGGTCCTTCCGATCACAAAGCCGTTAAGTTGGCTGGCCGAACCGTGATGATACCGATTGCTACCGTTTCGGCTTGCGAGTCGCCGTTCGTCGCCAGTCGGCCTGACATACACGGCATCAGCGAGATTCGTCGCGATGGCGTAGTAGTCAGCCATATTGAATTTCCCCACCAGCCACGTTTTTACGATTTGCAGACTGCCGATGGCATCCCGTATTCGCAGATCGCCACGCTGCATTCGTCCGATGTATTGGCGACCACGCTACTGCAATCCTGCATCCGTTATGGCAACCGTAAAACCTCCTGCCAGTTTTGCGCCATCGGCGAATCACTTGCAGCGGGCAAAACCATTTTACGTAAAACGCCGGAACAACTGGCCGAGGTAGCGAAAGCAGCGGTCGAACTGGATCAGGTCAAACACATGGTCATGACCACCGGTACACCGAATCTAACCGATAGAGGCGCGGCGCTGCTTTGCGAAAGCGCTGCAGCCGTTAAGGCGTTAGTCGATCTACCCATTCAAGGCCAATGCGAGCCGCCGGAGGACGACATCTGGTTCGAACGGATGAAGGCTGCTGGCATAGACAGCTTAGGCATGCATCTGGAAGCGGTCACGTCAGAAGTGCGCGCCCGCATCATGCCCGGCAAGGCCAGCGTGCCGATGGCGCGTTACATGGATGCCTTCGATGCCGCGGTGGCAGTATTTGGTCGCGGTCAGGTCAGCACTTATATCCTGGCTGGCTTGGGAGATACGCCGGAAGCGATTTTGTCGGTCTCCGAACGGTTGATAGCCAAAGGCGTTTACCCCTTTGTCGTGCCCTTCGTACCCATCACCGGCACGCCCTTGGCAAACCATCCGGCGCCGACGCCAGGCTTTATGGCGAAAATCCTGCCGCCATTGGGCGCGATGCTGAAGCAGGCAAATCTGCTATCCCAAGACATGAACGCCGGCTGCGCCAAATGCGGCGCCTGCTCGGCGCTGGCCAGTTATGAGGTGTGA
- a CDS encoding MSMEG_0565 family glycosyltransferase, with product MPRLRIAMLTHSVNPRGGVVHAMQLAEALQDLGHDVTLIAGAELGKNFFRATRCHITLIPLPALSGDLVAAVAQRIQAYLDYFSQPNAETFDIYHAQDAISGCAMAELRERGIINGFVRTVHHLDRFDDISLLTWQSRSFLAAQQVLCVSRDWQDKLHIQHRVTAVQVNNGVDTQRYSPTPQANDEALRQLLGLTRGGPIFLAVGGIEARKNTLRIFTAFRQVLQQRPNAQLIIVGGASLLDHSNYRQQFNASVAESGIQDGPGQALLITGPLPDADMPSLFRLADALVFPSLTEGFGLVVLEAIISGTPAIVSLRPPFTDYLQYQDCIWIDPEDSAVIANAMLTAVDDFPTDSLPTIARRLSEQFSWAQSAHTHLEIYRSLIKAKGTKHA from the coding sequence ATGCCAAGACTACGCATTGCCATGCTGACTCATTCTGTTAACCCACGCGGTGGTGTGGTACACGCCATGCAACTGGCGGAAGCCTTGCAGGACTTGGGGCACGATGTGACCTTGATCGCCGGCGCGGAACTCGGCAAGAATTTCTTTCGCGCCACACGCTGCCACATAACCCTGATACCACTACCCGCCTTGAGTGGCGACTTGGTTGCTGCTGTTGCTCAACGCATTCAGGCTTATCTCGATTACTTCAGCCAGCCCAATGCTGAGACATTCGATATTTACCATGCTCAAGATGCTATCAGCGGTTGCGCGATGGCCGAACTGCGCGAGCGCGGCATCATTAATGGCTTTGTTCGCACCGTGCATCATCTGGATCGGTTCGACGACATTTCGTTGCTGACCTGGCAAAGCCGTTCGTTCCTGGCCGCGCAACAAGTCTTGTGCGTCAGCCGTGATTGGCAGGACAAATTGCATATCCAGCATCGGGTTACCGCCGTGCAAGTCAATAACGGCGTTGATACTCAACGCTATTCGCCCACACCACAAGCTAATGACGAAGCACTGCGCCAATTGTTAGGTTTGACACGGGGCGGGCCGATCTTTCTCGCAGTCGGCGGCATTGAGGCGCGCAAAAACACCTTGCGCATCTTCACCGCATTCCGCCAAGTTTTGCAGCAGCGCCCCAATGCGCAGTTGATCATCGTCGGCGGTGCCAGCCTACTAGACCACAGCAACTACCGCCAACAGTTCAACGCCTCCGTCGCCGAGAGCGGTATTCAGGATGGCCCCGGCCAAGCTTTGCTCATCACCGGCCCATTGCCCGATGCGGACATGCCGAGTTTGTTTCGTCTGGCTGACGCACTGGTGTTTCCATCATTGACCGAAGGTTTTGGCCTGGTGGTGCTGGAGGCCATTATCTCCGGCACGCCGGCCATCGTTTCGCTGCGGCCGCCGTTTACCGATTATTTGCAATATCAGGACTGCATCTGGATTGACCCGGAAGACAGCGCTGTGATCGCAAACGCGATGCTGACGGCCGTCGATGATTTCCCCACGGATAGCCTGCCAACTATCGCTAGGCGTTTAAGCGAGCAATTTTCCTGGGCGCAATCAGCACATACCCATCTTGAAATTTACCGTTCACTCATCAAAGCCAAAGGAACTAAACATGCCTGA
- a CDS encoding MSMEG_0567/Sll0786 family nitrogen starvation N-acetyltransferase has translation MWVDNFKPFFANAYLIKFVTEDWERKQMLVLRQAVFCEEQGIFAGDDLDDIDNIATPIVAIACVAGMPDRVVGTVRIHQEKPGVWWGSRLAVDQDYRKQGSLGAALIKLAVTSAHAQGCTRFLAQVQSRNQLLFRRLHWKSLEEISVHGRPHYLMQAELAWYPPYADGAIGFVTTNRVAA, from the coding sequence ATGTGGGTAGATAACTTTAAACCGTTTTTTGCCAACGCCTACTTGATCAAATTCGTCACCGAGGATTGGGAGCGTAAACAAATGTTGGTGCTACGTCAGGCAGTGTTCTGTGAGGAACAAGGTATCTTTGCCGGCGACGATCTGGACGACATTGACAACATCGCCACACCCATCGTCGCCATCGCCTGCGTGGCCGGTATGCCGGATCGGGTAGTAGGCACCGTGCGCATTCATCAGGAAAAACCCGGTGTTTGGTGGGGCTCGAGGTTGGCGGTGGATCAAGACTATCGTAAACAAGGCAGTCTCGGTGCGGCGCTGATCAAATTGGCCGTCACTTCAGCGCACGCTCAGGGCTGCACCCGCTTTCTGGCACAGGTGCAAAGTCGAAACCAACTATTATTCCGCCGCCTGCACTGGAAATCCTTAGAGGAAATCTCCGTGCATGGCAGGCCGCATTATCTGATGCAAGCCGAATTGGCTTGGTATCCGCCTTATGCGGACGGCGCTATCGGTTTTGTTACGACTAATCGAGTTGCGGCATGA
- a CDS encoding sll0787 family AIR synthase-like protein, with the protein MTWLADLTLKIRQGLALAHKRDIALVMKQLPQYAGAEIALGDDCAAIPDADGYLLLACEGYLNDFVASQPWFAGYCGVMVNVSDIYAMGGRPIAVVDAIWSNGENQAKPILEGLTTAAHVYGVPVVGGHTNLRNDAPQFSVAILGRAKRLLSSFAAKPEQILLAAIDLRGHFREPYLWWDASTGAPPERLRQDLELLPTLAETELCASAKDISNAGVIGTLLMLLECSDLGGVIDINAIPRPSNIDLERWLCCFPSYGFVLSVDTHDTEAVIELFKQRGIACAAIGRTDDSGQLRLKAGDEEQLLWDLHSEALIGCGPKRQD; encoded by the coding sequence ATGACTTGGCTCGCTGATTTAACGCTCAAAATCCGCCAAGGCTTAGCGCTGGCGCATAAGCGCGATATTGCCTTGGTGATGAAGCAATTGCCTCAGTATGCCGGTGCGGAGATTGCATTAGGCGACGACTGCGCTGCCATTCCCGATGCTGACGGCTATCTATTGCTGGCCTGCGAAGGCTATCTGAATGACTTTGTCGCCAGCCAGCCCTGGTTTGCCGGCTATTGTGGGGTAATGGTCAATGTCAGCGATATTTATGCAATGGGCGGTCGGCCTATCGCCGTCGTCGATGCCATCTGGAGCAACGGCGAAAACCAAGCCAAACCGATTCTGGAGGGGCTGACAACCGCTGCGCACGTCTACGGCGTGCCAGTGGTCGGCGGCCATACCAATTTAAGAAACGATGCTCCGCAATTCTCGGTAGCCATCCTGGGCCGTGCCAAACGGCTATTGAGCAGCTTTGCCGCCAAACCCGAGCAAATTCTGTTAGCGGCTATTGATTTGCGCGGCCATTTTCGGGAACCGTATCTCTGGTGGGACGCCAGCACCGGCGCGCCGCCCGAACGTCTGCGCCAGGATTTAGAGCTTTTGCCAACACTGGCTGAAACTGAATTATGCGCGTCGGCTAAGGACATCAGTAATGCCGGCGTGATCGGCACGCTGTTGATGCTGCTGGAGTGCTCCGATTTGGGCGGCGTGATCGACATCAACGCGATTCCCCGCCCCAGCAATATCGATCTGGAAAGATGGTTGTGCTGCTTTCCCAGCTACGGCTTCGTGCTGAGCGTCGATACCCATGATACCGAAGCCGTGATTGAACTGTTTAAGCAACGCGGTATTGCGTGCGCGGCAATCGGCAGAACTGATGATAGCGGTCAGTTACGGCTTAAAGCCGGCGACGAAGAACAACTACTCTGGGATTTACACAGCGAAGCTTTGATTGGCTGCGGCCCAAAACGGCAGGACTAG
- a CDS encoding Nit6803 family nitrilase, whose protein sequence is MTISTIVRAAAVQIAPVFESATATCDKVCQAISDAAAKGAQIVVFPETFVPYYPYFSFVLPPVAQGREHLKLYDFAPTVPGPITDAVAAQAKAHGVVVVLGINERDHGSLYNTQLIFDETGRLALKRRKITPTYHERMIWGQGDASGLKVVETGIGRIGALACWEHYNPLARYALMAQHEQIHCSQFPGSLVGPIFAEQIEVTIRHHALESGCFVVNATGWLSDEQIDTVTTDPGLQKALRGGCCTAIISPEGQHVVEPLREGEGILIADLDMNLITKRKRMMDAVGHYARPELLSLRIDDRPAAPMFSERPAVSTQPVQESERDDAINTN, encoded by the coding sequence GCGCCAGTGTTCGAATCCGCCACCGCTACTTGCGACAAGGTGTGCCAGGCCATCAGCGACGCCGCCGCGAAAGGTGCACAAATCGTGGTATTCCCGGAAACCTTTGTGCCGTATTACCCCTATTTTTCTTTCGTACTGCCGCCGGTCGCCCAGGGCCGTGAGCATTTGAAGCTTTACGATTTCGCGCCGACGGTGCCGGGACCTATAACTGATGCCGTTGCCGCACAAGCCAAGGCGCACGGCGTTGTGGTGGTGTTGGGCATTAACGAGCGCGACCACGGCAGCTTGTACAACACGCAATTGATATTCGACGAAACCGGCCGTCTGGCGCTGAAACGCCGCAAGATCACCCCGACTTATCACGAACGCATGATTTGGGGTCAAGGTGATGCCTCGGGCTTAAAGGTCGTAGAAACCGGCATAGGGCGCATCGGTGCTTTGGCCTGCTGGGAACATTACAACCCACTGGCCCGCTACGCCTTGATGGCCCAGCACGAACAAATCCATTGCAGCCAATTTCCCGGTTCATTGGTTGGGCCGATTTTTGCCGAACAAATTGAAGTCACGATCCGCCACCATGCCTTGGAATCCGGTTGCTTTGTAGTTAACGCCACCGGTTGGCTCAGTGACGAACAAATTGACACGGTGACCACTGATCCTGGCCTGCAAAAAGCCCTGCGCGGCGGTTGCTGCACCGCCATCATCTCGCCGGAAGGTCAGCATGTTGTCGAACCCTTGCGCGAAGGTGAAGGCATATTGATCGCCGATCTGGATATGAATTTAATCACCAAACGCAAACGCATGATGGATGCGGTCGGCCATTACGCTAGGCCGGAACTACTTAGCCTGCGCATTGACGACAGGCCGGCGGCACCTATGTTCAGCGAACGACCAGCCGTTTCAACTCAACCCGTCCAAGAGAGCGAACGCGATGATGCTATCAACACAAACTAA
- a CDS encoding MSMEG_0569 family flavin-dependent oxidoreductase, producing MKQKSENTRLHYDTIIVGGGQAGLSVSYNLQKHGINHIIFEKNRIGHAWRNDRWDSFCLVTPNWQCQLPDFPYQGDDPQGFMLKDEIVAYVEAFAKKVNPPIMEGVAVNRVWRGEQGQLHVSTSAGEFSADHVVVATGGYDIPIVPDYAHSLPKHITQIHSINYRNPEQLPAGEVLVVGTGQSGVQLMEDLHLAGRKVHLAVGSAPRSPRVYRGRETTEWLFDLGFYQLTIDRHPLGDEAKHKTNHYLTGRSGGHEIDLRKFALEGVKLYGSMANIDGSNLEFLPDLTKNLDDADEIYVNIRNDIDRYIAEHNIDAPVEPPFRKVWEPEFDPTSIDADAENITSIIWAIGFRPNYRWIELSAFDGRGFPQYDRGVSNVEGLYFIGLPWLHTWGSGRFLGIADDAEYLADVIQRKLAVKEAAEV from the coding sequence ATGAAACAAAAATCAGAAAACACCCGCCTGCACTATGACACGATTATCGTCGGCGGCGGCCAGGCCGGTTTGTCCGTCAGTTACAATCTGCAAAAACACGGCATTAACCATATCATCTTCGAAAAAAACCGTATCGGCCATGCCTGGCGTAACGACCGCTGGGACAGCTTTTGTTTGGTCACCCCAAACTGGCAATGCCAATTGCCGGACTTTCCTTATCAGGGTGATGATCCGCAAGGCTTTATGCTGAAAGATGAAATCGTCGCTTATGTTGAAGCTTTTGCCAAAAAAGTGAATCCGCCCATCATGGAAGGTGTAGCGGTAAATCGAGTATGGCGGGGTGAGCAAGGCCAATTACATGTCAGCACCTCGGCAGGTGAGTTTTCCGCAGACCACGTGGTGGTGGCAACCGGTGGCTACGATATTCCTATCGTGCCCGACTATGCGCACAGTCTGCCCAAGCACATCACCCAGATTCATTCGATCAATTACCGCAACCCCGAGCAACTGCCTGCAGGTGAAGTGTTAGTGGTCGGCACCGGCCAATCCGGCGTGCAGTTGATGGAAGACCTGCATCTGGCCGGTCGCAAGGTGCATCTTGCCGTTGGTAGCGCCCCGCGTTCGCCGCGCGTGTATCGCGGCCGCGAAACCACGGAATGGTTGTTTGACCTAGGCTTTTATCAATTGACCATCGACCGCCATCCCTTGGGCGACGAAGCCAAGCATAAAACCAATCATTACTTGACCGGGCGTAGCGGCGGTCACGAAATCGACTTGCGGAAATTTGCCTTGGAAGGCGTGAAACTTTACGGCAGCATGGCCAATATCGACGGCAGCAACTTGGAATTTTTACCCGATTTAACCAAAAACCTGGACGATGCCGACGAAATCTACGTCAATATCCGCAACGACATTGACCGCTACATTGCCGAACACAATATCGATGCGCCGGTCGAACCGCCGTTCCGCAAAGTCTGGGAACCAGAGTTCGATCCTACCAGCATCGACGCCGATGCCGAAAACATCACCAGTATAATCTGGGCCATTGGCTTTAGACCAAACTATCGCTGGATAGAACTGTCTGCCTTCGACGGCCGCGGCTTTCCGCAATACGATCGCGGCGTCAGCAACGTGGAGGGTTTGTATTTTATCGGTTTGCCTTGGTTGCATACCTGGGGTTCCGGACGGTTCCTGGGGATTGCCGATGATGCCGAGTATTTGGCGGATGTGATTCAGCGTAAATTGGCGGTTAAGGAAGCGGCTGAGGTTTAG
- a CDS encoding MSMEG_0570 family nitrogen starvation response protein encodes MPEMRFRVRWPDQTESLCYSPSLVIKDYFQPGQTYPLPEFVKHSREALEIASERVRQKYGYTCSSAMSQLAEIEAKASQFLGSENPQVSVTEFIE; translated from the coding sequence ATGCCTGAAATGCGCTTCCGCGTCCGCTGGCCGGACCAGACTGAAAGCCTGTGTTATTCGCCGTCATTGGTGATCAAGGATTATTTCCAGCCCGGACAGACTTATCCCTTGCCGGAATTCGTCAAGCACAGCCGCGAAGCGTTGGAAATTGCCAGCGAGCGGGTGCGGCAGAAATACGGCTACACCTGCTCCAGCGCGATGAGCCAATTGGCGGAAATCGAAGCCAAGGCCAGCCAATTTTTGGGAAGTGAAAATCCCCAGGTCAGCGTGACCGAGTTCATCGAATAG